The following proteins are co-located in the Solanum pennellii chromosome 8, SPENNV200 genome:
- the LOC107028533 gene encoding uncharacterized protein LOC107028533 isoform X1 gives MADEGFDEEWDADFVDQLVQAEEQALSIATQKSLPPPPLPPPPLLQQSYPAVSYVEVSYSPPRDLSQRVPEVPKGFNQLPDVDVFSAAAARSYLPAGGSHNAKEEEIDSLKRELDRISEERNRLEQECIKLRKGRDKKEKRLKVTPPKIVSLSIDSGINIQGDQIKSPEFQNTRSMNEHIGSSTKIGTISSKDVGIQTERPDTSLSAENNLSDTFCLRNKLLDAWSSSCGQRLGRLLISKLYATCEVDFRVLSGYLNTSLPSRTNVESKISLKDNLQYTHSGESAKVSHLFSVLTKINDEMVRFEDLLEALVGLCSLKNVSIIHRALHILQEVLSFTFNMERKFGKRDNIVVDGPVCWNNASELYEYGYLGNRGLPHVHAEKIFDQDHTDGLRVNTLETCTRIGFINYGSSCLISSSFNYVPLFELMCEIVMIHDLEHIRLEAVSVMNLIVARSNAYLERDKYGTDILFQSIVKLLKKGARLHVKKKTVHLLHMLLNCPRVMASFCSCFMEGDGSGMVDINSNESSTFSVISVIFESLAECIACTGSNAEELQLRKHTIILLAFFASSGKCGVEILLNYGLPKGKDFPAIILQSLVCDLDLEESDTAQQPEVFKERTLLIREVLILLNRLVSHPKYSSHALRALTNSREKATLTVDVTNRLSSKRTFFWQDVSMSRQIRESEIVDLAQVLRRRVFTFLGGSNQ, from the exons ATGGCGGACGAGGGTTTCGACGAAGAATGGGACGCAGATTTCGTCGACCAACTTGTTCAAGCTGAAGAGCAAGCCTTGTCCATCGCCACTCAGAAATCCCTTCCACCTCCGCCACTACCGCCGCCGCCGCTGCTGCAGCAATCATATCCGGCGGTGTCGTACGTCGAGGTTAGCTATTCGCCTCCGCGGGACTTGTCTCAGAGAGTTCCAGAAGTGCCTAAAGGTTTCAATCAGTTACCCGATGTCGACGTTTTCTCTGCTGCCGCTGCCCGCTCCTATCTCCCTGCTGGCGGGTCCCACAATGccaaagaagaagagattgatAGTTTGAAG AGGGAGCTTGATAGAATTTCAGAGGAGCGGAATCGTTTG GAGCAAGAGTGCATTAAGCTCAGAAAGGGAAGAGATAAGAAAGAGAAGAGACTCAAGGTTACTCCTCCAAAGATTGTGAGCCT TAGTATAGATTCGGGTATCAACATCCAAGGAGACCAAATAAAATCCCCCGAATTCCAAAACACACGCTCTATGAATGAGCATATTGGCTCTAGCACAAAAATTG GTACAATATCCTCTAAGGATGTTGGGATCCAGACTGAAAGACCTGATACCAGTTTATCAGCTGAAAACAATTTATCTGATACTTTTTGCCTTCGAAACAAGTTGTTGGATGCATGGAGCTCGTCTTGTGGCCAAAGATTAGGAAGGCTTCTCATTTCAAAGTTGTACGCGACATGTGAAGTTGATTTCCGTGTCCTTTCTGGATACCTAAACACGAGTTTGCCCTCAAGGACAAATGTGGAGTCAAAGATTTCTTTGAAGGATAATCTGCAGTATACTCATTCTGGTGAGAGTGCAAAAGTGTCTCATCTTTTCTCTGTATTGACCAAG ATTAATGATGAAATGGTGAGATTCGAAGATTTGTTAGAAGCGTTGGTTGGTCTTTGCAGTCTTAAAAAT GTTTCTATTATTCATAGGGCTTTGCATATACTGCAAGAGGTTTTGAGTTTCACTTTCAATATGGAAAGAAAATTTGGTAAAAG GGACAATATTGTTGTTGACGGACCTGTTTGTTGGAATAATGCGTCAGAACTGTATGAATATGGATATCTTGGAAATAGAGGACTGCCGCATGTCCATGCTGAGAAAATATTTGATCAAGACCACACTGATGGCCTGAGAGTGAATACTCTTGAAACTTGCACCAGAATAGGATTCATCAATTATGGATCTAGCTGTTTGATATCATCTTCTTTCAACTACGTTCCTCTGTTTGAATTAATGTGCGAAATTGTCATGATTCATGACTTAGAACATATAAGACTTGAAGCAGTTTCAGTCATGAATCTGATTGTTGCAAGAAGTAATGCCTATTTGGAGAGGGACAA GTACGGAACAGATATTCTATTCCAAAGTATTGTAAAATTATTGAAGAAGGGAGCCCGCTTGCATGTAAAGAAGAAAACTGTGCATCTTCTTCATATGCTACTGAATT GTCCAAGAGTAATGGCCTCATTCTGCAGCTGTTTCATGGAGGGAGATGGCAGTGGAATGGTTGACATCAATTCCAATGAGAGTTCAACTTTTTCCGTAATCAGTGTGATCTTTGAGAGTTTGGCTGAGTGTATCGCCTGCACTGGAAGTAATGCCGAG GAACTACAGCTTCGGAAGCACACTATTATTTTGCTAGCTTTCTTCGCATCATCCGGAAAATGTGGTGTTGAAATTCTATTAAATTATGGGCTTCCAAAAGGAAAAGATTTCCCAGCAATTATTTTGCAAAGCTTAGTATGCGATTTGGATCTAGAAGAATCGGATACTGCTCAGCAGCCAGAAGTATTCAAAGAGAG GACTTTGCTGATTCGAGAGGTACTCATACTCTTGAATAGACTAGTTTCACATCCAAAGTACTCCAGCCACGCTCTGCGTGCATTAACAAACAGTCGAGAGAAGGCCACTTTGACTGTTGATGTAACAAACAGATTATCCAGTAAGCGCACATTCTTTTGGCAGGATGTCAGTATGTCTCGGCAGATTAGGGAATCTGAAATCGTAGATTTAGCTCAGGTGTTGAGAAGAAGAGTGTTCACGTTTCTTGGAGGTAGCAACCAATGA
- the LOC107028533 gene encoding uncharacterized protein LOC107028533 isoform X2, with protein sequence MADEGFDEEWDADFVDQLVQAEEQALSIATQKSLPPPPLPPPPLLQQSYPAVSYVEVSYSPPRDLSQRVPEVPKGFNQLPDVDVFSAAAARSYLPAGGSHNAKEEEIDSLKEQECIKLRKGRDKKEKRLKVTPPKIVSLSIDSGINIQGDQIKSPEFQNTRSMNEHIGSSTKIGTISSKDVGIQTERPDTSLSAENNLSDTFCLRNKLLDAWSSSCGQRLGRLLISKLYATCEVDFRVLSGYLNTSLPSRTNVESKISLKDNLQYTHSGESAKVSHLFSVLTKINDEMVRFEDLLEALVGLCSLKNVSIIHRALHILQEVLSFTFNMERKFGKRDNIVVDGPVCWNNASELYEYGYLGNRGLPHVHAEKIFDQDHTDGLRVNTLETCTRIGFINYGSSCLISSSFNYVPLFELMCEIVMIHDLEHIRLEAVSVMNLIVARSNAYLERDKYGTDILFQSIVKLLKKGARLHVKKKTVHLLHMLLNCPRVMASFCSCFMEGDGSGMVDINSNESSTFSVISVIFESLAECIACTGSNAEELQLRKHTIILLAFFASSGKCGVEILLNYGLPKGKDFPAIILQSLVCDLDLEESDTAQQPEVFKERTLLIREVLILLNRLVSHPKYSSHALRALTNSREKATLTVDVTNRLSSKRTFFWQDVSMSRQIRESEIVDLAQVLRRRVFTFLGGSNQ encoded by the exons ATGGCGGACGAGGGTTTCGACGAAGAATGGGACGCAGATTTCGTCGACCAACTTGTTCAAGCTGAAGAGCAAGCCTTGTCCATCGCCACTCAGAAATCCCTTCCACCTCCGCCACTACCGCCGCCGCCGCTGCTGCAGCAATCATATCCGGCGGTGTCGTACGTCGAGGTTAGCTATTCGCCTCCGCGGGACTTGTCTCAGAGAGTTCCAGAAGTGCCTAAAGGTTTCAATCAGTTACCCGATGTCGACGTTTTCTCTGCTGCCGCTGCCCGCTCCTATCTCCCTGCTGGCGGGTCCCACAATGccaaagaagaagagattgatAGTTTGAAG GAGCAAGAGTGCATTAAGCTCAGAAAGGGAAGAGATAAGAAAGAGAAGAGACTCAAGGTTACTCCTCCAAAGATTGTGAGCCT TAGTATAGATTCGGGTATCAACATCCAAGGAGACCAAATAAAATCCCCCGAATTCCAAAACACACGCTCTATGAATGAGCATATTGGCTCTAGCACAAAAATTG GTACAATATCCTCTAAGGATGTTGGGATCCAGACTGAAAGACCTGATACCAGTTTATCAGCTGAAAACAATTTATCTGATACTTTTTGCCTTCGAAACAAGTTGTTGGATGCATGGAGCTCGTCTTGTGGCCAAAGATTAGGAAGGCTTCTCATTTCAAAGTTGTACGCGACATGTGAAGTTGATTTCCGTGTCCTTTCTGGATACCTAAACACGAGTTTGCCCTCAAGGACAAATGTGGAGTCAAAGATTTCTTTGAAGGATAATCTGCAGTATACTCATTCTGGTGAGAGTGCAAAAGTGTCTCATCTTTTCTCTGTATTGACCAAG ATTAATGATGAAATGGTGAGATTCGAAGATTTGTTAGAAGCGTTGGTTGGTCTTTGCAGTCTTAAAAAT GTTTCTATTATTCATAGGGCTTTGCATATACTGCAAGAGGTTTTGAGTTTCACTTTCAATATGGAAAGAAAATTTGGTAAAAG GGACAATATTGTTGTTGACGGACCTGTTTGTTGGAATAATGCGTCAGAACTGTATGAATATGGATATCTTGGAAATAGAGGACTGCCGCATGTCCATGCTGAGAAAATATTTGATCAAGACCACACTGATGGCCTGAGAGTGAATACTCTTGAAACTTGCACCAGAATAGGATTCATCAATTATGGATCTAGCTGTTTGATATCATCTTCTTTCAACTACGTTCCTCTGTTTGAATTAATGTGCGAAATTGTCATGATTCATGACTTAGAACATATAAGACTTGAAGCAGTTTCAGTCATGAATCTGATTGTTGCAAGAAGTAATGCCTATTTGGAGAGGGACAA GTACGGAACAGATATTCTATTCCAAAGTATTGTAAAATTATTGAAGAAGGGAGCCCGCTTGCATGTAAAGAAGAAAACTGTGCATCTTCTTCATATGCTACTGAATT GTCCAAGAGTAATGGCCTCATTCTGCAGCTGTTTCATGGAGGGAGATGGCAGTGGAATGGTTGACATCAATTCCAATGAGAGTTCAACTTTTTCCGTAATCAGTGTGATCTTTGAGAGTTTGGCTGAGTGTATCGCCTGCACTGGAAGTAATGCCGAG GAACTACAGCTTCGGAAGCACACTATTATTTTGCTAGCTTTCTTCGCATCATCCGGAAAATGTGGTGTTGAAATTCTATTAAATTATGGGCTTCCAAAAGGAAAAGATTTCCCAGCAATTATTTTGCAAAGCTTAGTATGCGATTTGGATCTAGAAGAATCGGATACTGCTCAGCAGCCAGAAGTATTCAAAGAGAG GACTTTGCTGATTCGAGAGGTACTCATACTCTTGAATAGACTAGTTTCACATCCAAAGTACTCCAGCCACGCTCTGCGTGCATTAACAAACAGTCGAGAGAAGGCCACTTTGACTGTTGATGTAACAAACAGATTATCCAGTAAGCGCACATTCTTTTGGCAGGATGTCAGTATGTCTCGGCAGATTAGGGAATCTGAAATCGTAGATTTAGCTCAGGTGTTGAGAAGAAGAGTGTTCACGTTTCTTGGAGGTAGCAACCAATGA